The nucleotide sequence AAGTGAGCACTCTTGTGCTTCCTTCACGCAGCGGCGAGTTTTTAAGTCAACTGAAGGTGACAATGATGGAACACCATCTTCATCAAATACAACCTCAAAACCTGGGGACCAGCTAGGACCAAGCTGCTCTGCTGCCGCAAACACTGTTGATGAAGAGGCCCTAACAAGTGATCGTCATGCTGCACATGTACAAGGCATTCCTACTCCAGAAATCTATGAATCACCAAAGTTAACAGCTATTCCTCTTTGGAGAAAAGAAGGTTCCCCAGTTCAGCTTTTGGACATTAATTTTCCTCCAAGGGTTGCAAAACCAACAGTTCAACCACAGTCAACCAAAAAGTTACCCCCAAATTCTGGTGAGAATTTTGTCAAGGAGCCTCCCGAGCAGATCCGATTAAGAGAAGGATACAGAGTTGAAGATAGAGGACCAGCCAGTCCTAATGCAAATGCTGAAATTGCCTCAACGGGTTCATTTAATGGGGCCCAAAGTGAGGTTGAGTCTAGTTCATTCCCAGTAGATGTTTCAGATTTGCACAATGGGTATAGCAGTGAGGGAGAGACTATGTACTCCGCCGAAACTGCTGAGAGTCGAAATTATACTATTCCTGCAGATGGAAAGTTTCAAGAAGTGGGAAGGAGCCAGAGTTGTGTGAACTATAATAGATGGGGAGCCACCCAAAGTAACCCAGTGCAGCGCAGGGCGTTGCTAGAAAATCAGAGAAGCTTTATCCATGGAAGGAAGATGCATTCGCAAGCTGCAACTTCTCAAAGGAGCAATGACTACTACAGCCCAACTGTCTCCTCAATCATGAAGAAGCGCAACTCCGAGCAGCCTGTCAGACCCCGGCAAAGTGCCGTTCATTCCTCTCCGAAATGGAACTTCTGAGTTGATTCTTATCTGGAAAGTGATTAGGACGAagaaaatatatagttttttaAGTTAAACGGCGGTTTAATTTCCACTATGGTATAGTGTAACAAATTTGTAGTGACTGTGCAGAGTGACAGATATCAGGTGAATAAGAAAATTCAGCAAAGTTGTAATTTTGTTCCTAGTGAGACTTGTGTTACTGGTTACATATCATCTATAAAATTATTCTTTGAGGGTGAAAAACTCCCTATGGCAAGTAGATAGTTTTTTAGTTCTGGGAAATTTTAGCAGGTTAATCTGTCTCCATGTTAAACCCATGGTATATTGAATGGCACATTTAGCTGATAACTGCCTGGTTAGAGAACAGATAGGGCAGCCGCTTTCGAGTTGCAtataacaaa is from Malus sylvestris chromosome 5, drMalSylv7.2, whole genome shotgun sequence and encodes:
- the LOC126623850 gene encoding uncharacterized protein LOC126623850; translation: MGGLRESWCFCKGVSKSEKMKAAIFSGKAPAMARIFGAANAISGTGFLIHRSLLLTTHVNLPSVAAAESSEIRLQNGVAATLVPQRFFITSSILDLTIVGLDAVDGDSTAQGHLHHLRTCSKPNLDLGSVVYLLGYTEKKELTVGEGKVVIATDNLIKLSTDGVTWSPGSAGFDAQGNLAFMMCDPMKLATSPNTKSSSTSSSSSSSWKKDHPMQFGIPIPIICDWLNQHWEGSLDDLNKPKLPLIRLMSSGQKSEHSCASFTQRRVFKSTEGDNDGTPSSSNTTSKPGDQLGPSCSAAANTVDEEALTSDRHAAHVQGIPTPEIYESPKLTAIPLWRKEGSPVQLLDINFPPRVAKPTVQPQSTKKLPPNSGENFVKEPPEQIRLREGYRVEDRGPASPNANAEIASTGSFNGAQSEVESSSFPVDVSDLHNGYSSEGETMYSAETAESRNYTIPADGKFQEVGRSQSCVNYNRWGATQSNPVQRRALLENQRSFIHGRKMHSQAATSQRSNDYYSPTVSSIMKKRNSEQPVRPRQSAVHSSPKWNF